A window of the Pseudomonas furukawaii genome harbors these coding sequences:
- the glnA gene encoding glutamate--ammonia ligase — MSKSLQLIKEHNVKWIDLRFTDTKGKQQHVTMPARDADDDFFEHGKMFDGSSIAGWKGIEASDMILLPDDSTAVLDPFTEEPTLILVCDIIEPSTMQGYDRDPRAIARRAEEYLKSTGIGDTVFVGPEPEFFIFDEVKFKSDISGSMFKIFSEQASWNTDADIEGGNKGHRPGVKGGYFPVPPVDHDHEIRTAMCNALEEMGLVVEVHHHEVATAGQNEIGVKFNTLVAKADEVQTLKYCVHNVADAYGKTVTFMPKPLYGDNGSGMHVHMSISKDGKNTFAGEGYAGLSDTALYFIGGIIKHGKALNGFTNPSTNSYKRLVPGFEAPVMLAYSARNRSASIRIPYVNSPKARRIEARFPDPAANPYLCFAALLMAGLDGIQNKIHPGDAADKNLYDLPPEEAKEIPQVCGSLKEALEELDKGRAFLTKGGVFSDDFIDAYIELKSEEEIKVRTFVHPLEYDLYYSV, encoded by the coding sequence ATGTCGAAGTCGCTTCAACTGATCAAAGAACACAACGTGAAGTGGATTGACCTGCGCTTCACCGACACCAAGGGCAAGCAGCAGCACGTGACCATGCCGGCCCGTGACGCCGATGACGATTTCTTCGAGCACGGCAAGATGTTCGACGGCTCCTCCATCGCCGGCTGGAAAGGTATCGAAGCCTCCGACATGATCCTGCTGCCGGACGACAGCACCGCCGTCCTGGACCCCTTCACCGAAGAGCCGACCCTGATCCTGGTCTGCGACATCATCGAGCCGAGCACCATGCAAGGCTACGACCGCGACCCGCGCGCCATCGCCCGCCGCGCCGAGGAATACCTGAAGTCCACCGGTATCGGTGACACCGTGTTCGTCGGTCCGGAGCCGGAGTTCTTCATCTTCGACGAAGTGAAGTTCAAGTCCGACATCTCCGGCTCCATGTTCAAGATCTTCTCCGAACAGGCTTCCTGGAACACCGACGCCGACATCGAAGGCGGCAACAAGGGCCACCGTCCGGGCGTGAAGGGCGGCTACTTCCCGGTACCGCCGGTCGACCACGACCACGAAATCCGTACCGCCATGTGCAACGCCCTGGAAGAAATGGGCCTGGTGGTCGAAGTTCACCACCACGAAGTGGCGACTGCCGGCCAGAACGAGATCGGCGTGAAGTTCAACACCCTGGTCGCCAAGGCTGACGAAGTTCAGACCCTGAAGTACTGCGTGCACAACGTGGCCGACGCCTACGGCAAGACCGTGACCTTCATGCCGAAGCCCCTGTACGGCGACAACGGCTCGGGCATGCACGTTCACATGTCCATCTCCAAAGATGGCAAGAACACCTTCGCGGGCGAAGGCTATGCCGGCCTGTCCGACACCGCCCTGTACTTCATCGGCGGCATCATCAAGCACGGCAAGGCCCTGAACGGCTTCACCAACCCGTCCACCAACTCCTACAAGCGTCTGGTACCCGGCTTCGAAGCCCCGGTCATGCTGGCCTACTCCGCCCGCAACCGTTCCGCTTCCATCCGTATCCCGTACGTCAACAGCCCGAAAGCCCGCCGCATCGAAGCGCGCTTCCCGGACCCGGCTGCCAACCCCTACCTGTGCTTCGCAGCCCTGCTGATGGCCGGCCTGGACGGCATCCAGAACAAGATCCACCCCGGCGATGCCGCCGACAAGAACCTGTACGACCTGCCGCCGGAAGAGGCGAAAGAGATACCGCAGGTTTGCGGCAGCCTGAAGGAAGCCCTGGAAGAGCTGGACAAGGGCCGCGCCTTCCTGACCAAGGGCGGCGTGTTCTCCGACGACTTCATCGATGCCTACATCGAGCTGAAGAGCGAAGAAGAGATCAAGGTGCGCACCTTCGTGCACCCGCTGGAATACGACCTGTACTACAGCGTCTGA
- a CDS encoding DUF4124 domain-containing protein has protein sequence MRPLLAALLLALALPAVAQIYKYTDANGNTVFTSQPPDGTPSEAVELPPTNAVQAQPPSTPVAEPQPAERQAPPYEVVELTGIPSDEALRANNGSFSVGVRLVPRLMPGHSLRLTLDGQPYGQPTNVPHLQLVNVERGQHSLAVDILSGTKVVQSSAAVSFTVQRVNTSSPALRPPAPTPRPAN, from the coding sequence ATGCGTCCCCTGCTCGCCGCCCTGCTGCTGGCACTTGCCCTGCCCGCTGTCGCCCAGATCTACAAGTACACCGACGCCAACGGCAACACGGTGTTCACCAGCCAGCCGCCGGACGGCACGCCCAGCGAGGCGGTGGAGCTGCCTCCGACCAATGCGGTGCAAGCCCAGCCGCCCAGCACGCCGGTCGCCGAGCCGCAGCCGGCCGAGCGCCAGGCACCGCCCTACGAAGTGGTGGAGTTGACCGGCATTCCCAGCGATGAGGCCCTGCGCGCCAACAACGGCAGCTTCAGCGTCGGCGTGCGCCTGGTGCCACGCCTGATGCCCGGCCACAGCCTGCGCCTCACCCTGGACGGCCAGCCCTACGGCCAGCCCACCAACGTACCGCACCTGCAACTGGTCAACGTCGAACGCGGCCAGCACAGCCTGGCCGTGGACATCCTGTCCGGCACCAAGGTGGTGCAGAGCAGCGCCGCCGTCTCCTTCACCGTCCAGCGGGTCAATACCAGCAGCCCGGCGCTGCGACCGCCCGCCCCCACTCCCCGCCCCGCCAACTGA
- the thiI gene encoding tRNA uracil 4-sulfurtransferase ThiI, whose translation MKLIVKVFPEITIKSRPVRKHFIRQLSKNIRSVLKDLDPELEVTGVWDNLEVETRQADPRLLREMIERLVCTPGIAHFLEVHEYPLGDFDDVLEKCKLHYADRIPGKIFAVRCKRAGKHEFTSMELERHVGSRLRQECNAAGISLKNPEVEVRMEVRDQRLFVIHRQHDGMGGYPLGSLEQTLVLMSGGFDSTVAAYQMMRRGLMTHFCFFNLGGRAHELGVMEVAHYLWEKFGRSQRVLFISVPFEEVVGEILSKVDNSQMGVVLKRMMLRASTHMARKLTLDALVTGEAISQVSSQTLPNLSVIDSATDMLVLRPLIASHKQDIIDTATRIGTAEFAKHMPEYCGVISVNPTTRAKPGRIEHEEAQFDMAILERALERARLVPIDRVIDELGQDLKVEEVREALPGQIVIDIRHPDAQEDDPLELPGIEVQALPFYAVNSRFKDLDANRQYLLYCDKGVMSRLHAHHLLSEGHANVRVYRPESLKPEAGRSK comes from the coding sequence ATGAAACTCATCGTCAAAGTCTTCCCGGAAATCACCATCAAGAGCCGGCCGGTGCGCAAGCACTTCATCCGCCAGCTCTCGAAGAACATCCGTTCGGTCCTCAAGGATCTTGATCCGGAACTCGAGGTGACCGGCGTCTGGGACAACCTGGAGGTCGAGACCCGCCAGGCCGACCCCAGGCTGTTGCGGGAAATGATCGAGCGCCTGGTCTGCACGCCGGGCATCGCGCACTTCCTCGAGGTGCACGAGTACCCCTTGGGGGACTTCGACGATGTGCTGGAGAAGTGCAAGCTGCATTACGCCGACCGCATTCCCGGCAAGATCTTCGCCGTGCGTTGCAAGCGTGCCGGCAAGCATGAATTCACCTCCATGGAGCTGGAACGTCATGTCGGCAGCCGCCTGCGCCAGGAGTGCAACGCCGCCGGCATCTCCCTGAAGAATCCGGAAGTGGAAGTGCGGATGGAGGTGCGCGACCAGCGCCTGTTCGTCATCCACCGCCAGCACGACGGCATGGGCGGTTATCCGCTGGGCTCCCTGGAGCAGACCCTGGTGCTGATGTCCGGTGGCTTCGACTCCACCGTCGCCGCCTACCAGATGATGCGTCGCGGCCTGATGACCCATTTCTGCTTCTTCAACCTGGGTGGCCGTGCACACGAACTGGGCGTGATGGAAGTCGCCCATTACCTCTGGGAGAAGTTCGGTCGTTCCCAGCGCGTGCTGTTCATCAGCGTGCCCTTCGAGGAAGTGGTGGGCGAGATCCTCAGCAAGGTGGACAACAGCCAGATGGGCGTCGTGCTCAAGCGCATGATGCTCCGTGCCTCCACCCACATGGCCCGCAAGCTGACCCTGGACGCGCTGGTCACCGGCGAGGCCATCTCCCAGGTGTCCAGCCAGACCCTGCCCAACCTCTCGGTGATCGATTCGGCCACCGACATGCTGGTGCTGCGCCCGCTGATCGCCAGCCACAAGCAGGACATCATCGATACCGCGACCCGCATCGGCACCGCCGAGTTCGCCAAGCACATGCCGGAGTACTGCGGCGTGATCTCGGTGAACCCGACCACCCGCGCCAAGCCCGGCCGCATCGAGCACGAGGAAGCGCAGTTCGACATGGCCATCCTCGAGCGCGCCCTGGAGCGCGCGCGCCTGGTGCCCATCGACCGGGTCATCGACGAACTCGGCCAGGACCTGAAGGTGGAGGAGGTGCGCGAAGCCCTGCCGGGCCAGATCGTCATCGACATCCGCCACCCCGACGCCCAGGAGGACGATCCCCTGGAGCTGCCGGGCATCGAGGTCCAGGCGCTGCCGTTCTATGCGGTCAACAGCCGCTTCAAGGACCTGGACGCCAACCGCCAGTACCTCCTGTACTGCGACAAGGGCGTCATGAGTCGCCTGCACGCCCATCACCTGCTGAGTGAGGGGCATGCCAACGTCCGGGTCTACCGACCCGAAAGCCTGAAGCCGGAAGCGGGACGCTCGAAGTGA
- the trmL gene encoding tRNA (uridine(34)/cytosine(34)/5-carboxymethylaminomethyluridine(34)-2'-O)-methyltransferase TrmL encodes MFHVILFQPEIPPNTGNIIRLCANSGCHLHLIEPLGFELDDKRLRRAGLDYHEYATLKRYPDLESCLEALGRPRVFAFTTKGTQLFHQVAFEKGDAFLFGPESRGLPQEIRESLPPEQRLRLPMRPNCRSLNLSNTVAVAVYEAWRQHDFRLD; translated from the coding sequence ATGTTTCACGTCATCCTGTTTCAACCGGAAATTCCACCGAACACCGGCAACATTATCAGGCTGTGCGCCAATTCCGGCTGCCACCTGCACCTGATCGAGCCCCTGGGCTTCGAACTGGACGACAAGCGCCTGCGGCGCGCCGGGCTGGACTACCACGAGTACGCCACCCTCAAGCGCTACCCGGACCTGGAGAGCTGCCTGGAAGCCCTGGGCCGGCCTCGGGTATTCGCCTTCACCACCAAGGGCACGCAGCTGTTCCATCAGGTGGCGTTCGAGAAGGGCGACGCCTTCCTCTTCGGCCCGGAGAGCCGTGGCCTGCCCCAGGAGATCCGCGAAAGCCTGCCCCCTGAACAGCGCCTGCGCCTGCCCATGCGCCCCAACTGCCGCAGCCTGAATCTCTCCAACACCGTGGCCGTGGCGGTCTATGAGGCCTGGCGACAGCACGATTTCCGCCTGGACTGA
- the ntrC gene encoding nitrogen regulation protein NR(I) produces the protein MSRSETVWIVDDDRSIRWVLEKALQQEGMTTQAFESADSLLSRLARQQPDVIISDIRMPGTSGLDLLARIREQNPRLPVIIMTAHSDLDSAVASYQGGAFEYLPKPFDVDEAVSLVKRAFQHAQEQQGLEAPASQARTPEIIGEAPAMQEVFRAIGRLSHSNITVLINGESGTGKELVAHALHRHSPRAASPFIALNMAAIPKDLMESELFGHEKGAFTGAANQRRGRFEQADGGTLFLDEIGDMPADTQTRLLRVLADGEFYRVGGHTPVKVDVRIIAATHQNLENLVQAGKFREDLFHRLNVIRIHIPRLSDRREDIPALARHFLARAAQELAVEPKLLKSETEDYLKNLPWPGNVRQLENTCRWITVMASGREVHVDDLPPELLTQPQDAAPVTNWEQALRQWADQALARGQSSLLDTAVPSFERIMIETALKHTAGRRRDAAVLLGWGRNTLTRKIKELGMKVDGGDDDDGDDA, from the coding sequence ATGAGCCGTAGTGAAACCGTCTGGATCGTCGACGACGACCGCTCCATCCGCTGGGTCCTGGAAAAGGCCCTGCAACAGGAAGGCATGACCACCCAGGCCTTCGAGAGCGCCGACAGCCTGCTCAGCCGCCTGGCCCGGCAACAACCGGACGTGATCATTTCCGACATCCGCATGCCCGGCACCAGCGGCCTGGACCTGCTGGCCCGCATCCGCGAGCAGAACCCGCGCCTGCCGGTGATCATCATGACCGCCCATTCCGACCTGGACAGCGCGGTGGCCTCCTACCAGGGCGGCGCCTTCGAGTACCTGCCCAAGCCCTTCGACGTGGACGAGGCGGTCTCCCTGGTCAAGCGCGCCTTCCAGCATGCCCAGGAACAGCAAGGCCTCGAAGCCCCGGCCAGCCAAGCGCGCACCCCCGAGATCATCGGCGAGGCGCCGGCGATGCAGGAAGTCTTCCGCGCCATCGGTCGCCTGAGCCACTCCAACATCACCGTGCTCATCAATGGCGAGTCCGGCACCGGCAAGGAACTGGTGGCCCATGCCCTGCATCGCCACAGCCCGCGCGCCGCCTCGCCCTTCATCGCCCTGAACATGGCGGCGATCCCGAAGGACCTGATGGAATCCGAGCTGTTCGGCCATGAAAAAGGGGCCTTCACCGGCGCGGCCAACCAGCGCCGGGGCCGCTTCGAGCAGGCCGACGGCGGCACCCTGTTCCTGGACGAGATCGGCGACATGCCCGCCGACACCCAGACTCGCCTGCTGCGGGTGCTGGCCGACGGCGAGTTCTACCGGGTCGGCGGCCACACACCGGTCAAGGTGGACGTGCGCATCATCGCCGCCACCCACCAGAACCTGGAAAACCTGGTGCAGGCCGGCAAGTTCCGCGAGGACCTGTTCCACCGTCTCAATGTCATCCGCATCCATATCCCGCGCCTGTCGGATCGCCGCGAAGACATCCCGGCGCTCGCCCGCCACTTCCTCGCCCGCGCCGCCCAGGAGCTGGCGGTCGAGCCCAAGCTGCTGAAGAGCGAAACCGAGGACTACCTGAAGAACCTGCCCTGGCCGGGCAACGTGCGCCAGCTGGAAAACACCTGCCGCTGGATCACCGTCATGGCCTCGGGGCGCGAAGTCCATGTGGACGACCTGCCGCCGGAGCTGCTGACCCAGCCCCAGGACGCGGCCCCGGTGACCAACTGGGAACAGGCCCTGCGCCAATGGGCGGACCAGGCCCTGGCACGCGGCCAGTCCAGCCTGCTGGACACCGCCGTGCCGTCCTTCGAGCGGATCATGATCGAGACCGCCTTGAAACACACCGCCGGGCGCCGCCGGGATGCCGCCGTGCTCCTGGGCTGGGGTCGAAACACCCTCACCCGCAAGATCAAGGAACTGGGCATGAAGGTGGATGGCGGCGACGACGATGACGGAGACGACGCCTGA
- the typA gene encoding translational GTPase TypA produces the protein MIEKLRNIAIIAHVDHGKTTLVDKLLKLSGTLDRKEAENERVMDSNDQEKERGITILAKNTAIKWNGYNINIVDTPGHADFGGEVERVMSMVDSVLLVVDAQDGPMPQTRFVTQKAFKAGLRPIVVVNKIDRPGARPDWVIDQIFDLFDNLGATDEQLDFPIVYASALNGIAGLDHENMDDNMDALFQAIIDHVPVPDVDVDGPFQMQISQLDYNSFLGVIGIGRIARGKIKTNTPVVAISDDGTKRNGRVLKIMGHSGLQRVEVAEAEAGDIVCVSGMEELFISDTLCDPQHVEARPPLTVDQPTVSMTFQVNDSPFAGKEGKFVTSRNIKDRLDKELLHNVALRVEAGESAEKFKVSGRGELHLSVLIETMRREGFEMAVGRPEVVIIEKDGEKQEPYENVTIDIEEQHQGSVMEQMGLRKGDLTNMIPDGKGRVRLEYTIPARGLIGFRNNFLTLTSGTGILTSTFSHYGPIKAGEVSNRQNGVLVSMATGTALTYSLETLQSRGKLFLAPGDEIYEGQLCGINSRDNDLVINPTKGKKLDNMRASGKDEVIALVPPIKFTLEQALEFIADDELVEVTPKSIRLRKKLLNENDRKRYERSKV, from the coding sequence GTGATCGAAAAACTGAGAAACATCGCCATCATCGCCCACGTTGACCATGGCAAGACCACCCTCGTCGACAAGCTGCTGAAGCTCTCCGGCACCCTCGACCGCAAAGAAGCGGAAAACGAGCGCGTGATGGACTCCAACGACCAGGAGAAAGAGCGCGGCATCACCATCCTGGCGAAGAACACCGCCATCAAGTGGAACGGCTACAACATCAACATCGTGGACACCCCCGGCCACGCCGACTTCGGCGGTGAGGTGGAGCGCGTGATGTCCATGGTGGACTCCGTGCTGCTGGTGGTAGACGCCCAGGACGGCCCCATGCCGCAGACCCGCTTCGTGACCCAGAAGGCGTTCAAGGCCGGCCTGCGTCCCATCGTCGTGGTGAACAAGATCGACCGTCCGGGCGCGCGTCCCGACTGGGTCATCGACCAGATCTTCGACCTGTTCGACAACCTGGGCGCCACCGATGAGCAGCTCGACTTCCCGATCGTCTACGCCAGCGCCCTGAACGGCATCGCCGGCCTCGACCACGAGAACATGGACGACAACATGGACGCCCTGTTCCAGGCGATCATCGACCACGTCCCGGTTCCGGACGTCGACGTCGACGGCCCGTTCCAGATGCAGATCTCCCAGCTGGACTACAACAGCTTCCTCGGCGTGATCGGCATCGGCCGCATCGCCCGCGGCAAGATCAAGACCAACACCCCGGTGGTCGCCATCAGCGACGACGGCACCAAGCGCAACGGTCGCGTGCTGAAGATCATGGGCCACTCCGGCCTGCAGCGCGTCGAAGTGGCTGAAGCCGAAGCCGGCGACATCGTCTGCGTCAGCGGCATGGAAGAGCTGTTCATCTCCGACACCCTGTGCGACCCGCAGCACGTCGAGGCCCGCCCGCCGCTGACCGTCGACCAGCCGACCGTGAGCATGACCTTCCAGGTCAACGACTCGCCCTTCGCCGGCAAGGAAGGCAAGTTCGTCACCAGCCGCAACATCAAGGACCGCCTCGACAAGGAGCTGCTGCACAACGTCGCCCTGCGCGTCGAGGCTGGCGAGTCCGCCGAGAAGTTCAAGGTCTCCGGCCGTGGCGAGCTGCACCTCTCCGTACTGATCGAAACCATGCGCCGCGAAGGCTTCGAGATGGCCGTGGGCCGTCCGGAAGTGGTGATCATCGAGAAGGACGGCGAGAAGCAGGAGCCCTACGAGAACGTCACCATCGACATCGAAGAGCAGCACCAGGGCTCGGTGATGGAGCAGATGGGCCTGCGCAAGGGCGATCTGACCAACATGATCCCCGACGGCAAGGGCCGTGTGCGCCTGGAGTACACCATTCCGGCGCGTGGCCTGATCGGCTTCCGTAACAACTTCCTTACCCTGACCTCGGGCACCGGCATCCTGACCTCGACCTTCAGCCACTACGGCCCGATCAAGGCCGGCGAAGTCAGCAACCGTCAGAACGGCGTACTGGTCTCCATGGCCACCGGCACCGCCCTGACCTACTCGCTGGAAACCCTGCAGAGCCGCGGCAAGCTGTTCCTCGCCCCTGGCGACGAGATCTACGAAGGCCAGCTGTGCGGCATCAACAGCCGTGACAACGACCTGGTGATCAACCCCACCAAGGGCAAGAAGCTCGACAACATGCGCGCATCCGGCAAGGACGAGGTCATCGCCCTGGTTCCGCCGATCAAGTTCACCCTGGAACAGGCGCTGGAGTTCATCGCCGACGACGAACTGGTGGAAGTGACGCCGAAGTCCATCCGCCTGCGCAAGAAGCTGCTGAACGAGAACGACCGCAAGCGCTACGAGCGCAGCAAGGTCTGA
- a CDS encoding DUF4124 domain-containing protein, with amino-acid sequence MTRLLLLALLLLGQPVLAEVYTYIDEDGNRVFTDQPKPGNAERLELAPSNGMNTPAPIQTPPLYPTPIPREQGYQLLRILVPEPDASIRDLEGNLIVTATSEPGLRANHSYRLLLDGQSVGEPGRSPVFPLTNLDRGTHQLAVEIVDSQGRVVERTPSQPVHIIRTSLHQKRLARPCQKDDYGVRPECPLKDKPEEEDDDIAILPFI; translated from the coding sequence ATGACCCGACTCCTGCTTCTCGCCCTACTGCTCCTCGGCCAGCCCGTGCTGGCCGAGGTCTACACCTACATCGACGAAGACGGTAACCGCGTCTTCACCGACCAGCCCAAGCCCGGCAACGCCGAGCGCCTGGAACTGGCCCCGTCCAACGGCATGAATACGCCCGCGCCGATCCAGACGCCGCCGCTCTACCCCACCCCCATTCCCCGCGAGCAGGGCTACCAGTTGCTGCGCATCCTGGTGCCGGAGCCCGACGCCTCGATCCGCGACCTGGAGGGCAACCTGATCGTCACCGCCACCAGCGAACCCGGCCTCAGGGCCAACCACAGCTACCGCCTGCTGCTGGACGGCCAGTCCGTCGGCGAACCGGGGCGCAGCCCAGTCTTTCCGCTGACCAATCTGGATCGCGGCACCCATCAGCTAGCCGTGGAGATCGTTGACAGCCAGGGCCGCGTGGTGGAGCGCACGCCCAGCCAGCCGGTGCATATCATCCGCACCTCGCTGCACCAGAAGCGCCTGGCCCGCCCCTGCCAGAAGGACGACTACGGCGTCCGCCCCGAGTGCCCGCTGAAGGACAAACCGGAAGAGGAAGACGACGACATCGCCATCCTGCCGTTCATCTGA
- a CDS encoding ShlB/FhaC/HecB family hemolysin secretion/activation protein translates to MPVSRLSWIFGLCLVVPLVGAEPRLTPGDRDLIRDRQDRLLQEQQRRLEELQQLPGEEARSEETAPVDEGHCIEIRRIDLQGAAHLAESRRDELLAPFLGRCLGTPQLNELLRVITGDYLDRGYVTSRAYLPQQDLADGQLEIIVIEGRLEGLDSSAMATDRELAMAFPGSVGDLLDLRELEQLVDQLNRLPSRPAQLELLPGEHVGGSRVSVQGQPEKAWRVSATRHNDGDIGTGEQQMGLGFDWDSPLGLADQFSLRTSQDAVTDHWRHSDSQSASYGLPWGWWTFAYHYSQSYYRMRHQGTGFPFVYDGGSRTQQWSAERVLHRDGLSKTGVSLAMSHYRTRNYVDGSLIATSSNRLTEQQLGFNHGRRVGSAFVNLDIGWQRGSGALDAQAEGNPHGSESVARYNKYSATLSYLQPFQLWEERFSFDSLAHGQRSEDVLFSPQRISLGGLSSVRGFKDQSLSGDTGGYWRNQVRWRRPIAVESLRPWFHEFGLAFAYDLGVIHGGPHNPEVRGRMSGNAFELSLSGTHLAASVSFARSLERPDIIEDRERPIYFRLDAFF, encoded by the coding sequence ATGCCCGTCTCTCGATTGTCCTGGATCTTTGGCCTTTGCCTGGTTGTCCCCCTGGTGGGGGCCGAGCCTCGGTTGACCCCGGGAGACCGAGACCTGATTCGGGACCGTCAGGACAGGTTGCTGCAGGAGCAGCAGCGGCGGCTCGAGGAGTTGCAGCAGTTGCCGGGTGAGGAGGCCCGCTCCGAGGAGACTGCCCCGGTCGACGAGGGGCACTGCATCGAGATCCGCCGCATTGATCTGCAGGGGGCCGCGCACCTTGCGGAGTCCCGCCGTGATGAGCTCCTGGCGCCCTTCCTGGGCCGCTGCCTGGGAACACCCCAGCTCAACGAGCTGCTCAGGGTCATAACCGGCGACTATCTGGATCGGGGCTACGTCACCAGCCGGGCCTACCTGCCGCAGCAGGACCTCGCCGATGGTCAGCTCGAGATCATCGTCATCGAGGGACGGCTTGAGGGGCTGGACAGCTCCGCGATGGCGACCGACCGGGAGCTCGCCATGGCCTTTCCCGGCAGCGTCGGCGATCTCCTTGACCTCCGGGAGCTGGAGCAACTGGTTGACCAGCTCAATCGCCTGCCATCCCGTCCTGCGCAACTGGAGCTGTTGCCGGGCGAGCATGTCGGCGGAAGCCGGGTGAGCGTGCAGGGGCAGCCGGAAAAGGCCTGGCGCGTGTCCGCCACCCGTCATAACGATGGCGACATCGGTACCGGTGAGCAGCAGATGGGGCTGGGGTTCGACTGGGACAGCCCCTTGGGGCTTGCGGACCAGTTCAGCCTGCGTACCAGCCAGGATGCGGTGACCGACCACTGGCGACACTCCGACAGCCAGAGCGCGAGCTACGGCCTGCCCTGGGGCTGGTGGACGTTCGCCTATCACTACAGCCAGAGCTACTACCGTATGCGTCACCAGGGCACCGGGTTCCCCTTCGTCTACGACGGCGGCAGCCGAACCCAGCAGTGGAGCGCCGAGCGCGTGCTACACCGCGACGGTCTCAGCAAGACAGGCGTCAGTCTCGCAATGAGCCATTACCGGACTCGCAACTATGTCGATGGCTCACTCATCGCAACCTCCAGCAATCGCCTGACCGAGCAGCAACTGGGCTTCAACCATGGGCGTCGAGTCGGCTCGGCCTTCGTCAACCTGGACATCGGCTGGCAGCGGGGTAGCGGTGCCCTCGACGCCCAGGCAGAAGGAAATCCCCACGGCAGCGAGTCCGTAGCGCGTTACAACAAATACAGCGCCACCCTGAGCTACCTGCAGCCTTTTCAGCTCTGGGAGGAACGCTTCAGCTTCGACAGCCTCGCCCATGGCCAGCGCAGCGAGGACGTGCTGTTCAGCCCTCAGCGCATCAGCCTCGGCGGCCTGAGCTCGGTGCGTGGTTTCAAGGACCAGAGCTTGTCGGGCGATACCGGCGGCTATTGGCGCAATCAGGTGCGTTGGCGTCGTCCCATCGCCGTGGAGTCGCTGCGGCCCTGGTTCCATGAGTTCGGCCTGGCTTTCGCCTACGACCTGGGCGTGATCCACGGAGGTCCTCACAACCCCGAGGTTCGCGGGCGCATGAGCGGCAATGCCTTCGAGTTAAGCCTGAGCGGCACTCATCTCGCTGCATCGGTCAGCTTCGCCCGCTCGCTGGAGCGGCCCGACATCATCGAGGACAGGGAACGCCCCATCTATTTCCGACTGGATGCCTTCTTCTGA
- the glnL gene encoding nitrogen regulation protein NR(II), with amino-acid sequence MTINDALHRLLLDNLTTAVILLNADLRLEYMNPAAEMLLAVSGQRSHGQFISELFTESPEALASLRQAVEQAHPFTKREAMLTSLSGQTITVDYAVTPILNRGETLLLLEVHPRDRLLRITKEEAQLSKQETTKLLVRGLAHEIKNPLGGIRGAAQLLSRELPEESLKDYTNVIIEEADRLRNLVDRMLGSNKLPSLAMTNVHEVLERVCSLVEAESQGGINLVRDYDPSIPDVFIDKEQMIQAVLNIVRNAMQALSAQNDLRLGRITLRTRTLRQFTIGHTRHRLVTKVEIIDNGPGIPAELQETIFYPMVSGRPDGTGLGLAIAQNIISQHQGLIECESHPGHTVFSIFLPLEQGASSS; translated from the coding sequence ATGACCATCAACGACGCCTTGCACCGACTGCTGCTCGATAACCTGACCACCGCGGTGATCCTGCTCAACGCCGACCTGCGCCTCGAGTACATGAACCCGGCGGCGGAGATGCTCCTGGCCGTCAGCGGCCAGCGCAGCCATGGCCAGTTCATCAGCGAACTCTTCACGGAGTCCCCCGAGGCGCTGGCGTCCCTGCGCCAGGCCGTGGAGCAGGCGCACCCCTTTACCAAGCGCGAGGCCATGCTGACCTCGCTGTCCGGCCAGACCATCACCGTGGACTACGCCGTGACGCCCATCCTCAACCGCGGCGAGACCCTGCTGCTGCTGGAAGTCCATCCCCGCGACCGCCTGCTGCGGATCACCAAGGAAGAAGCCCAGCTCTCCAAGCAGGAAACCACCAAGCTGCTGGTGAGGGGCCTGGCCCATGAGATCAAGAATCCGTTGGGCGGCATTCGCGGCGCCGCCCAACTGCTGTCCCGTGAGCTGCCGGAAGAGTCCCTCAAGGACTACACCAACGTCATCATCGAAGAGGCCGACCGCCTGCGGAACCTGGTGGACCGCATGCTCGGCTCCAACAAACTGCCCTCCCTGGCCATGACCAACGTCCACGAAGTGCTGGAGCGCGTCTGCAGCCTGGTGGAAGCGGAGAGCCAGGGCGGCATCAACCTGGTGCGCGACTACGATCCGAGCATCCCGGACGTCTTCATCGACAAGGAACAGATGATCCAGGCCGTGCTCAACATCGTGCGCAACGCGATGCAGGCCCTTTCGGCACAGAACGACCTGCGCCTGGGGCGCATCACCCTGCGCACCCGCACCCTGCGCCAGTTCACCATCGGCCATACCCGCCACCGCCTGGTGACCAAGGTGGAGATCATCGACAACGGCCCAGGCATTCCGGCCGAGCTCCAGGAAACCATCTTCTACCCCATGGTCAGTGGCCGCCCTGACGGCACCGGGCTCGGCCTGGCCATCGCCCAGAACATCATCAGTCAGCACCAGGGCCTGATCGAGTGCGAAAGCCACCCCGGCCATACCGTCTTCTCGATCTTCCTGCCGCTGGAACAAGGAGCTTCCTCCTCATGA